GCTATAACATTTGTTCTTGTTCATCTATGttcatttattaaattatttatttgtgttTGTTTATTTTCATATCTATTTGTGGTTATTTATTTGTCCTTggttagttaaatttaatttaatcaattaatttccaCTTGGTGTTTTTTGTGCTTAATTTTATTTCTAACTTTGATCAttacatcattttgcattttttatttcaatattCGTTATTTTTAGTATTGCcatttttatttcttatttattaATTCGAGTTCCTTTACTTTTGTGTATTTTGTGTACTTattgttttgtttattattttgtattttttatttcattattcATTATTTTTAGTATTGTGATTTTTATTTCTTGTTTCTTATTTATTAATTCAGGTTCCTTTACTTTTATGTATTTTGTGTATTTATTGGTGtgtttattattttctttgtttcatttacttttgcttgtttttttgtttgtattttgattattttattgcTTTACTCACTTACATTTATTTTGGTTTTGTATCTTGGATAGTTTATTTATTGATTTTGTGCTTTATTATTTGTATTTGATGTTAACTTTTATATTTGTCTTTTGTACTTCCTTATTATTGTTATATTATGATTTCCCAtgtatttcattttgtttttcctttttttattttattaagtttattCACTTATTTATTTGTAGCTtttgtatttattaattatctaTATAATATGCATACTATTGTCTTAAATCCTTtcttatttaattttttgtttcttatttttcttttttggtaATTTCATTCTTTTACTTATTGCATTATTTAAGTTTTAGTTTTACATTTACTTGGTTGTTGTTTTtgcttattattattatattaattatcaTAGTCTTGTATAGTTTTTTGATTCTTTGGTTTTCTAGTCTTGTAGTTGTTTTTGATTTCTTGTTTTAAGTTATtaagtgtttttttatttttgattcttCTCCTTCCCTTTCTTTTAAACCCTCCAGTCCTCTCCTCTGCCTCTATTTATACTCCCCAATCTATAGCTACCCTCTCATTTCTACTCTCTAACTCTTTTTTCATTCTAATGATAGATCATGAagtatgatccaaaacattgatgataaaaaatattacataatacaatttaaaaaactaaaattaaaatctgAATGTTTAACTTCACATTTATTTCTTTATGCAAATCAAAACTCATTTAAAGCTAAGGAATAGATGACAGCTGCAATTCTCAAACAaaacattaatttattttcacTCCATTCAGAAACTAAAAACATCACAACCTTAAGTAGACTAGTGATAACTTGATAGGGAACAAACACTAAATTATAGGCCACAACAACATAATTTGTGAGAACCGATTAATAGTTATACTCGGCCATTTTCCTTTCACAATACCATCAACATGTAGCACACTTAGAGAGCCAGCCTTAAATCACACACTAAGCAATATATTAAGCCTATAGAGTTTCAGTCAACTGTGAATGTTTAACACTTTCAAGCCTAAAAATCAAAacttaatgtatgtgatttaaaAGAATCAAAAATTAAATATAGATTCCGCAATATCAGACAAATTTCCAGAGATATTCAGTCCCCCAAAACCACCccatccatctcctcctccacccccaCCTGGATTCATAAAACTTTGAACTACACTTCCCAGTAGAGTATGCATAATGGCTGTGATGGTTGGCCTCACAAACATATTACCCATTGTGTTATATGGATTTTGGAAGGGTTGATACTGCTGCTGCTGCATCTGAGAAGACGACCAGCTGTGCAGCGAAGATGGGCGAGGAAAAGAAAACAATCTGGGAGGCTCACTGAAACTTCTCTCCAAATGACGGGGGCCTGAGCTTGCAGTGTAATCTACATATGCCCGAGTTACAGCTTGAGAAGTTTCATTCAGCAGGGATTCTCTGAGCAAAGGTATTTGTGTGCAGTTCACATGGGCATCGTAGTCGCACTCAGAACAGTGATAATTCCATGAACGTTGGTCTTCTTGCAAACAGACATTGCAGGTAAAGGCTTTGCTCGGATAGGGAGGAATGAAACAGAGATCCAAACTATTGTGCGGATGATTTCGGTCTTTAATTTTCCTGAGCAGATTTGCACATGATGGGTGCAGATCTAGGCGGCAAATGGAGCAGTGGAAGGAGAAGCCTTGGGTAATGGGTTGCCAACATGCATTGCATCTACAAAGCGAGGGTGCATAATTCCAGGGTTCAGGTAGCAGATGGAGAACGTGACTACAAGCGGGATGATCAGTGATTTGGTGAGGGATTTGTGAGCAGGTCAAGTGAAGGAGAAAATTGCAGGCCGGCTGACAATGGTAGGCCAAACATTCCCCAATGGGTTTCATGGACCCTCTACAGTACTTCTCAATTGCCTCTGGCCCTCGGAATGTAATGAGATCCAGGATATGATCAGAATGGAAGAAATGATGGATCTCCCTTACGCTTGCAAAGGCGAATTCCGCTATTAAAAGTCTCCTGGTTTGGACTCAGCTATCTCAAGCAGTCTCACCAGAGAATTTTTCAATTTGGGTCCTCGAAATTTTCATGAACATTGAATGATAGTTATAGTTCTCCGTGTAGAATTGGGAACCACGTAATTTGTTAGGTGTAAGATTCGCTTCCATCGTGGGTTCTTGGTAGCGCTCATGAAGGTCGTTTGAAATTTTCCAACAGGTAAGATGAAGACTCGTTCTATTGCACTGACGTCTGACTACAACTCTCATTGTTTATTTGTTATTCATGTTATATAAAAATGAATAATCGTTTGAAAATATTTTGTAagctttattataatattttgactAGTCAAGTATTAATAAAATGAATAGTGAAAGCTGCTTCGAATTTTAATATCAATTGTTCTTCCTCAAATCAATGACGAAACTCTTTTATACAAAAATTAGtgaattttattataaattatttttaaaagtttttaaaaatatattattataatgttgAAATTTGTATGCTTATGTCAAATCTTATCtagttttgtgtttattttttataatttttaaaattaattatattttgataaaaagatcaattttgtgtgaagttggactCATaaccttcacctttctccttttaCACCATATTTTCATATAGTTTATCTTATATCTCATCTAGAGCTAGACACCTTTTTAAGACATCCCAAATTTATTGAACCTCCCTCCATACCGAGACAATTATTTTTTACATAAAACTTCATTATTGTGTTACCTAAGTCATTCGCAATAGTGTGGACCTATTATCCAAATATTTCACCCCCACAtttccaaatttcaaatttaaatttagcaCACTCCAACCCATTTTACTAGTTGTTTAAGACAAATAACAAATATTTCATGTATTATTACTATGACATAGTATTAAAGTCATTCAGTTGGATTCATTTATCATACTCTCATATTGTCTCTATCTTAGATTATTTAAGAATTCAATGATTAGTTATTAGAAGAACACTTTGATTGGTGCATAAAAAAACAACATTCACTTCAACATCATTATCTAGGACATCTATATGATTGATTGTTGTCTTTGATCCTTAACTGTAAAGTTGATATATTAAAGTATTGGTGTATGAGAATGTCTACTCTAGTGACCCATTAGCACTCTAAAATTATTCTTAAATATTGTCAATCCTAGGAGTAGAACACAGAATAATGAACCATGCAAAATAGAGAACAAGGTGATAAATTTCAAATCTACAAAATTGAACTAAATAAAGACACATATTTGATAAAGAAATTAAGATGAAGCATATATAGTGATGATATACTTTTAGAATTGAGAACATTAAGTTCAATTGCCACATTATTTTCATTCTTATTTATCAAGTTGAAAACACATAAACGAGTTCCACTATAAGACCAAAATAAATCACATATAAAATGAAATGCTTTTGTCTATAAAAGAGAGTGCCATTCCTATCACTTTTACAGACAAGTTAACCAACATACCATGCAAATATTAGCAAGTAGGAAATCTTGATCTATCACATTATGCTTTTATTTAATGTATTTAGGAGATTAAGAATTTGATCAAACATTATTTTGATCTAATAAAGGCTTTACCAAATAGAACTCAATCTAAGGTGATTTATTAGACCTATGTATGTGCCTATATTTTCTTCTCTTATTCATATATCTATTTTTCTAATTCTAAAAGTTTAATTTCATGTCATGCATATGGGGTCAAACAAAACCACCTAGAGATAACATTTCAAATGCACATATCTATtgaaattaactttataaaaggaatAAAGCATAATatgtttttaaatattatatataattttttattttataagagTTCAAAACACTAGGTAAAGAACATACTAagtcatttaaaaaatatatattattacatTAGATATCAATGTCTTTATTTTAACAAAAAGAAATTCAGTTCAATAAATAGGAAATGAGAAGTGCAATATGATAAAACACACGTCTAAGTTTCTATGTATAAATTAAAATATCAATAATACTAAAATATTTAATGGAAAGTGGTAATACTATTTGAACACTAAATATTGGATTTAATGATTTGATTCCAAGATAAGTTGGAGAGGGGATAGGGGCCCTAGCTTGATTGCCTAAAATCAACCGATGCAAGCAAGAGGTTATGAGATCTAGTCTCACCCCATCACTATAGTATTGGAGGGCATATTGTGCTAGTGTCACCAATCACATTAAAAAATGTTTACCATACACACTACCCAATTTCAATAGTctaaaaaaaaatcttggaaagaTTTTACTTGTACTAAAAGTTATGAATTATGGtaaaatcttgaaaaataatagaaaaatagtAAATTTTTTAGATGAAAATGACATGAATCATTAGCTCATAGATTGTTGTTAAATTCTTGATAGTTTATTGAGTATAATTGaccaaatttatgcaaaaaatattgaccattttttttcctaattgaccttccacacaaCTTCAACATAACACAAGATGCAATTCttagttaattaaaataattacaaTATATTAAATTAAAGACAATTCTTTTGCATCCCATACATATGAAATAATTAATTCACTAAACTTatgtaatgattaattaattataataattacaATATATGAAATCGTTCCATAACTACTCCTACCATCCCATACATATGAGAATTACTTAAAAACAAGTTACAAATCTTATACAGAACTTATACAATCATTATACAATCATTAAAAAACTAttgaattttattaataattattttttaagtattttaaaataaatcattgtaAAGGTGAAATTTGTATATTTATCATATCAACTTTTATTTAGTTTTGTATTTATTTTGACTAATATTTTATGAGATTAATTTTATGTGAAGTTGGACTCATTCTCATAGTCTTCACCTTTCCCCATTTATACCACATTCTCATGCATTTTATCTTATCTCATCTATATCTAAACACTTTTTTTACACATCCTACACATTCAGATAGTTATTCTCTACATGAACTTCATTATTTTGTTACCCAGTAGTGTAGATTGAGCTATCATCCAACTAGCATACATATATtgaataataatatataaaatgCATTGAGAAATATCCTTGCTAAGGCACATATTGCATCTTAGAAATTTATGAAAATGGGGCCTTTAGAGTTTTATCTCTAGTGTATTTTATATAC
This genomic stretch from Cryptomeria japonica chromosome 8, Sugi_1.0, whole genome shotgun sequence harbors:
- the LOC131046393 gene encoding uncharacterized protein LOC131046393; amino-acid sequence: MEANLTPNKLRGSQFYTENYNYHSMRLLIAEFAFASVREIHHFFHSDHILDLITFRGPEAIEKYCRGSMKPIGECLAYHCQPACNFLLHLTCSQIPHQITDHPACSHVLHLLPEPWNYAPSLCRCNACWQPITQGFSFHCSICRLDLHPSCANLLRKIKDRNHPHNSLDLCFIPPYPSKAFTCNVCLQEDQRSWNYHCSECDYDAHVNCTQIPLLRESLLNETSQAVTRAYVDYTASSGPRHLERSFSEPPRLFSFPRPSSLHSWSSSQMQQQQYQPFQNPYNTMGNMFVRPTITAIMHTLLGSVVQSFMNPGGGGGGDGWGGFGGLNISGNLSDIAESIFNF